AAGGGATAATTTTCTTTCAGAATATCTTTATTAAATGCAAAAATACCTTGCACCTCGCCATCGCAGATTAAATTAGGATCTTTTGCTTTCACTATTTCTCTTGCATTGCGAACTAAATTAGCTTCGGGAGAATTGCTGCTTCCAAAATTAGAGTATGACAGCATTGCAATACGTGGTGTAATGTTGAATTGTTTCACTTCCTTCGCTACTAATAAAGTTATCTCAGCTAACTCTTCCGCAGTTGGATTAAAATTAATGGTTGTATCAGCCAGGAACATTGGTCCACGTTTAGTGAACATGATGTACATACCTGCTATCTTTTTTACGCCTTCTTCCGTGCCGATGGTTTGTATGGCAGGACGAATAGTATCAGGATAATTTCTTGTTAATCCGCTGATCATACAATCGACTTCGCCTGTTTCAACCAGCATGCATCCAAAATAGTTGCGGTCTTTCATCAACTTATAAGCTTCGTGCCTGTTGATGCCTTTGCGCTGGCGGTTTTCAAAAAAACGGTCACCAAATTGTTGACGCATTTCTGTATGCGCCTCATCTTTTGGATTGATGATTGGAATACCATCCAAGTCAATTTTATTTTCAGCCGCAATCTTTTTAATGTTGAACTCGTCACCTAGCAGTACCGGGTATCCTACGCCTTCTTCCAATGTCATTTGCGCTGCACGTAATACACGTATGTTCTCTGCATCAGCAAAAACAATACGTTTAGGCGCTTGCCTGGCTTTATTTCCTATTGCACGGCTTAATTGGTTGTCTAATCCCAACCGTTTATTTAATTCTAATTCATACGTATCCCAATCGGCAATGGGCTGCTTGGCAACACCGCTTTCCATAGCTGCTTTTGCAACAGCAGGTGCCACCGCTGCTAATAAACGAGGATCAACAGGCTTTGGAATAATATAAGCAGGGCCAAAAGAAATATTTTTATCGTTATAGGCCAGGTTCACCAATTCGGGAACAGGAGATTTGGCTAGTTCTGCTAAAGCCTTTACTGCAGCCAATTTCATCGCTTCATTGATCGTAGTTGCCCTAACGTCTAAAGCACCCCGGAATATATATGGAAAGCCCAGTACATTGTTTACCTGGTTCGGATAGTCGCTTCTTCCGGTTGCCATGATAACGTCTTTGCGTGCAGCAACTGCAACATCATACATTATCTCAGGCTCAGGGTTTGCCATGGCAAAAACGATAGGGTTTTTTGCCATGCTTTTGATCATTTCTTCATTAATAATATTACCAACACTTAAGCCGATAAATACGTCTGCATCTTTTAATGCTTTTGCCAGATCGTAGTCTTTGTATTTTTCTTCGGTAGCATAATGTTGTTTTCTTTCATCAAGATCAATTCTTCCTTTATGAATAATTCCTTTTCTGTCAAACACCATAAAGTTACTGTGGTCGGCGCCCAACGATTCATACAGTTGCATGCAAGCGATTGCTGCAGCGCCGGCGCCATTTACTACAAAACGAACCTTATCTATTTTCTTTTTCTGAATTTCCAATGCATTTAATAATGCAGCAGATGAAATAATAGCGGTGCCATGCTGATCATCGTGCATAACGGGAATGCGTAACTGCTCTTTTAATTTTTGTTCGATATAAAAACATTCAGGCGCTTTAATGTCTTCTAAGTTGATGCCTCCAAACGTGGGCTCCAATGCTTTTACGATCTGAACAAACTTTTCGGGATCGGTTTCATTTATTTCAATATCAAATACATCGATATCTGCAAATATTTTAAATAATACACCTTTTCCTTCCATTACCGGTTTGCCTGCTTCCGGCCCAATATCGCCCAAACCTAATACTGCGGTACCATTGCTGATAACACCTACTAAGTTACCTTTTGCTGTGTATTTATAAACATCTTCCGGATGAGCTGCAATTTCCAGGCATGGTTCTGCCACACCGGGAGAATACGCTAATGATAGATCTCGCTGTGTTTTTGCTTCTTTGGTAGGAACAACTTCGATCTTTCCGGGCCTTCCTTTGGAATGATATTCCAATGCCTGTTGCTTTTTTGATTCTGTTGTCATAATTAATTTTCGTTACACGAACTTTAATTCACGAATATGGCTGTCAACTTTAATTATCCTTCTGCACCTAATAACGCCATCATTCCCATGCCAATTTCAATAGCGCTTTCATCTATATTAAAAGTAGGAGTGTGCACGCCACTTGTAATTCCTTTTGCTTTGTTGCCGGCGCCTAACCTGAAAAAACAACCGGGAATCTGGTGTGTATAATAAGCAAAATCTTCTGCACCCATCCGCAATTCTGTTTCTTCTACATTATTGCTGCCAACATAGGCTTCTGCTTTTTTTCTTGAAGCACTGCTAAGGGCTGCATCATTTAATACAAATGGATAACCTACATCAATAGTGATGTCAATCTCGCCACCCATACTCTGCACTAGTTCTGTAGCTTGTTTTGTAATAAGCTCATGCGCTTTAAAACGCCATTCTTCGTTCATTGCTCTGAAAGTCCCCATCAGCTTCACTTCTGAAGGAATTACATTGGTAGTAAAGCCTCCATTAACAGCGGTGATGGATAATACGGAAGGATTGAATGGGTTATTATTTCTACTTACAATTTGTTGTAATGCAATAATTAAATGTGATGCAATTAATATGGGATCAATGGCAGATTGTGGCGCAGCTGCATGTCCGCCTTTACCCTTTACCGTTATGTACAGTTCATCGGCACTTGCCATTACCATACCACCTCTGAAACTTAATTTACCTACTTCTAATGTTGGGTGAACATGTAGAGCGAAAATTCCCTGCGGAGCAGGATCTTTTAAAACATTTTCTTTAATAAGCAAGCTGGCACCTCCGGGATTTTTTTCTTCACCCGGCTGAAAAATTAATTTAACCGTTCCTTCCCAACTGTCTTTTAATTCATTTAAGATTTTTGCGGCGCCTAATAAGCAGGTAGTGTGTACATCATGCCCACATGCGTGCATGATGCCATTATTTACTGATTTGTAATCTATATTATTTTCTTCTGTGATCGGTAATGCATCCATATCTGCCCGTAGAGCCACAACGCGTTTGCTCGGGTTTTTACCTTTGATCAATCCGATTACACCTGTGGTTGCTTTTATTTCAAAAGGGATATTAAGCTCTTTTAATTTTTTTTGAATGAAAGCAGATGTTTCAAATTCTTTATAGCTTAATTCGGGATGCGCATGCAAATGATGACGAACAGCGATAAATTCTGCTGCATATTTTTTTGCAAGATCTTTTATTGATGCAAGTAATAAGTCGCTCACTAATTATTTATTGTGTGGTTGTTTCTTTTGAAGGTTTGTTTTCTACCAGTTCCGACACTACATAAATATTGCCGGTTATGATCTTTGAATCTTCCAGTTCACTTTTATATTTCTCGGCTTCATCCTTGTCTAAAAAATCTCCAAACTTTAGTTTAATATTTGGTGCCTGAAAGGTCATGTAAATTTTCTCATCAGGGAATGACTGCAATAGCTGTGCCCTTATTTTTAGAGCCTGCGCTCTATCTGTAGTATTTAATACTAATAGACGATAGCCCTTTGTATATTTTCCGGTTAATGCACCATCTGCTTCATTAAACTCTGCTTCTTTTTTTGCCAAAATATCAAGTCTTGAATCTTTTGTAACGAAAACATTTTTTGCAGCAGCAGAATCCTGCGCTAACAGCGAAGTGTAAACGAAACTGGTGATTGCTATTAAAACTATTTTCTTCATTAATATCCTCCGTTTGATTCTGCTGATTGAGTTACAATTGCTATACTGCTGCTGCATCCTAAACGGGTTGCGCCGGCGTCAATCAGTTCTTTAGCAAAATTATAGGTTTTTATGCCGCCGCTGGCTTTAATTTGAATACTGTCGGGCAAATGCTTACGCATTAAAGCTACTGCTTCTAGAGTTGCCCCTTTTTCGGCATACCCAGTAGATGTTTTCATAAAATCAACACCGGCTGCACCATAAATGTCGCAACATTTAATGATTTCATCGTTGGTCAGTATACCGCTTTCAATAATAACCTTGATGGTCTTGTTCTTGTTTTTAATGATAGGTATGATATTGTTTATCTCATTTGCTAAAAATTGCCAGTCATTATTTTTTATTGCAGATATATTGATGACAACATCTAATTCATCCACGCCGTCTACCATAGCTAAAATGATCTCTGCAATTTTTGCTTCCACTGCAGAATAGCCAAACGGAAAACCGATCACAGTTGCCGTTTTTACATTGCTGTCTTTTGTTAGCCCTTTAGCTTGCTTTATAAATAAAGGCGGAACGCAGACTGCAGCAAAACCGTATTCTTTTGCTTCGTTGCAAATGCGCTCAATATCACTTATTAAAGTGGTAGGCTTTAATATAGTATGATCTATATAAGGGGCTATATTCATTAAGTAAAATTACAAAAGCCAAACTGAATAAGTTTGGCTTTTGTAATAATGTTGAGTAATGATATTATTTCGATCAAATAAGGATTCTATGCTTCTTTACCGTGACAGTTCTTATACTTCTTACCACTGCCGCAAGGACAAAGGTCATTTCTTCCCGGAGTTTTTTCTACTCTTATCGGTTCTTGCTTGATAGGAGCAGATGGATCGATATAATCATTTTCCTGCGATAAATATTCAGGACCGCTACCGGATGCTGCACCTGCAAATTCTTCTTTACGTTGGCGCATTTTACTCATGTCGGTCTTTTGTTCTCTGCCTTCTTTTATTTGTGCAGGCTGGTTAGTTTCAACAGGAATGCTGCAATGACAAAGAAAGCTTACAATGTCTTTATTCACCTGGTCATTCATTTGTCGGAATGCTTCAAATGCTTCAATCTTATAAATAACCAAGGGGTCTTTTTGTTCGTAACCTGCCGTTTGTACACTGTGACGCAGGTCATCCATTGTACGTAAATGTTCTTTCCATGCGTCATCGATCAAAGCCAGTGTGATGCTGCGTTCCAATGCATTGCTTAGTTCAGCGCCTTCAGTAGCAATGGTTTTATCCAAATTAGCCAAAGCCTGGATTCCTTTTTTACCATCTGTAAAAGGAATGGCGACATTTTCAATATGCGCACCTTGCTCTTTGCGGATATTTTTAATTACAGGAAAAGTTTGTTCGCTTAATGCTTTTACTTTTCTATTGTAATTTGTTTTTGCTTCAACATATAATTTTTCAGCAATAGCATTCACATCAACTTTATCCAATTCCTCAGCGGTTACTGCGGTTTCAATTCCAAAGTTCATGATCACTGCCATTTTGAAACCTTCATGATCTCCTGTTTCTCTGAAAGAATTGATCAAGCTTTCTGCAACGGAGTAAAAAGCATTATCGAGATCCAATGCCAAACGTTCACCAAACAAGGCATGATTACGTTTTCCGTAAACAACATTCCGTTGCTTATTCATTACATCATCGTATTCGAGCAAACGCTTACGAATACCGAAGTTGTTTTCTTCTACTTTCTTTTGCGCACGCTCAATCGATTTTGAGATCATGCTGTGTTGAATTACTTCTCCTTCTTTATAACCCATTCTGTCCATCAAGGATGCAATACGTTCGCTACCGAACATACGCATCAAATCATCTTCCAATGAAACAAAAAATTGAGAAGTTCCGGGATCTCCTTGACGACCGGCACGACCACGCAACTGCCTGTCTACGCGACGGCTTTCGTGACGCTCGGTACCAACAATTGCTAAACCACCCGCTTCTTTTACACCCGGCCCTAATTTAATATCCGTACCACGACCAGCCATGTTAGTAGCGATGGTAACAGCACCGGCTAAGCCTGCTTCTGCAACTACCTGTGCTTCTTTAGCATGTTGTTTTGCGTTCAATACATTGTGTGGAATGCCTTTTTGTTTTAACATCCTGCTTAATAATTCACTTACTTCAACGGATGTTGTACCAACAAGGGAAGGTCTACCGGCAGTGCGTAAGCGCTCTACTTCATCAATAACTGCATTGAATTTTTCACGTCTTGTTTTATAAACCAGATCCTGTTCATCTTTACGCGTAACAGGAATATTTGTTGGGATGCTTACCACATCTAATTTATAGATATCCCATAATTCTGCTGCTTCTGTTTCTGCAGTACCCGTCATACCACACAATTTGTGATACATACGGAAATAATTTTGTAACGTAACAGTAGCATAGGTTTGCGTAGAAGCTTCAATCTTCACATTTTCTTTTGCTTCAATTGCCTGGTGCAAGCCATCGCTGTAACGGCGACCATCTAAAATACGCCCGGTTTGTTCATCCACGATCTTTACTTCACCTTCCATTACCACATACTCCACGTCTTTATCAAATAAGGTATATGCTTTTAATAGTTGATTAACGGTGTGTATGCGATCTGCTTTTACAGAATAATCATTGATCAGAATTTCTTTTTGATGCAGCTTCTCGTCGGCGGGTAGATCACTTTTATCCAGCTCACCCAATTTTGTAGCAATATCCGGTAAGATGAAGAATTCAGGATCTTCGCCGCTTCTTGTAATTAAGTTAATACCTTGGTCTGTTAGATCAACCTGGTTATTTTTTTCATCTATATGAAAAAATAATTCGGTATCAACCTTTGGCATTTCCTTTTGCTGATCGGCCAGATAATAGTTCTCGCTTTTTTGCAATTTTACTCTAATACCCGGCTCACTTAAAAACTTAATTAAAGCGCTGTTCTTTGGTAAGCCACGATGCGCTCTCATCAAGGCCAATCCACCATCTTTCGGATCATCGTTGCCTTCGGCGATCTTCTTTTTAGCTTCAATTAAAAACTGATTGACTGCTTTCTTTTGCGCTTCTACAATTTTTTCTATTCTTGGTTTAAGATCAAAGAATTGTTGCGTGTTATCACTGTGTCCAACCGGTCCGCTGATAATTAACGGCGTTCTTGCATCATCGATCAATACGCTATCCACCTCATCCACCATTGCAAAATGATGCTTGCGTTGCACCATTTCATCCGGGTTGTGCACCATGTTATCACGCAGGTAATCAAACCCGAATTCATTATTAGTTCCATAAGTGATATCTGCATTATATGCATTACGACGGGCATCACTGTTAGGTTGATGTTTATCGATGCAATCAACTATTAATCCTAACCATTCATAGATCGGTCCGTTCCATTCACTATCACGACGAGCGAGGTAATCATTCACCGTTACAATATGAACGCCTTCTCCGGCCAATGCATTTAAATATGCAGGCAATGTACTCACCAGCGTTTTACCTTCACCGGTAGCCATTTCGGCAATTTTACCGGAGTGTAAAACAGCGCCACCGATCAATTGAACATCGTAATGTACCATGTTCCAGGTTACCTTACCACCACCGGCCGTCCATGTATTATTAAAAA
The Ferruginibacter albus DNA segment above includes these coding regions:
- a CDS encoding NADP-dependent malic enzyme — protein: MTTESKKQQALEYHSKGRPGKIEVVPTKEAKTQRDLSLAYSPGVAEPCLEIAAHPEDVYKYTAKGNLVGVISNGTAVLGLGDIGPEAGKPVMEGKGVLFKIFADIDVFDIEINETDPEKFVQIVKALEPTFGGINLEDIKAPECFYIEQKLKEQLRIPVMHDDQHGTAIISSAALLNALEIQKKKIDKVRFVVNGAGAAAIACMQLYESLGADHSNFMVFDRKGIIHKGRIDLDERKQHYATEEKYKDYDLAKALKDADVFIGLSVGNIINEEMIKSMAKNPIVFAMANPEPEIMYDVAVAARKDVIMATGRSDYPNQVNNVLGFPYIFRGALDVRATTINEAMKLAAVKALAELAKSPVPELVNLAYNDKNISFGPAYIIPKPVDPRLLAAVAPAVAKAAMESGVAKQPIADWDTYELELNKRLGLDNQLSRAIGNKARQAPKRIVFADAENIRVLRAAQMTLEEGVGYPVLLGDEFNIKKIAAENKIDLDGIPIINPKDEAHTEMRQQFGDRFFENRQRKGINRHEAYKLMKDRNYFGCMLVETGEVDCMISGLTRNYPDTIRPAIQTIGTEEGVKKIAGMYIMFTKRGPMFLADTTINFNPTAEELAEITLLVAKEVKQFNITPRIAMLSYSNFGSSNSPEANLVRNAREIVKAKDPNLICDGEVQGIFAFNKDILKENYPFAEILNGEVNTLIFPNLAAGNIAYNLLQELGGADSIGPILLGLKKPVHVLQLGSSVRSIYNMALIAVVDAQMKCMNNAQEEVKKSRWWKSK
- a CDS encoding M20 metallopeptidase family protein yields the protein MSDLLLASIKDLAKKYAAEFIAVRHHLHAHPELSYKEFETSAFIQKKLKELNIPFEIKATTGVIGLIKGKNPSKRVVALRADMDALPITEENNIDYKSVNNGIMHACGHDVHTTCLLGAAKILNELKDSWEGTVKLIFQPGEEKNPGGASLLIKENVLKDPAPQGIFALHVHPTLEVGKLSFRGGMVMASADELYITVKGKGGHAAAPQSAIDPILIASHLIIALQQIVSRNNNPFNPSVLSITAVNGGFTTNVIPSEVKLMGTFRAMNEEWRFKAHELITKQATELVQSMGGEIDITIDVGYPFVLNDAALSSASRKKAEAYVGSNNVEETELRMGAEDFAYYTHQIPGCFFRLGAGNKAKGITSGVHTPTFNIDESAIEIGMGMMALLGAEG
- a CDS encoding SPOR domain-containing protein, with protein sequence MKKIVLIAITSFVYTSLLAQDSAAAKNVFVTKDSRLDILAKKEAEFNEADGALTGKYTKGYRLLVLNTTDRAQALKIRAQLLQSFPDEKIYMTFQAPNIKLKFGDFLDKDEAEKYKSELEDSKIITGNIYVVSELVENKPSKETTTQ
- the deoC gene encoding deoxyribose-phosphate aldolase → MNIAPYIDHTILKPTTLISDIERICNEAKEYGFAAVCVPPLFIKQAKGLTKDSNVKTATVIGFPFGYSAVEAKIAEIILAMVDGVDELDVVINISAIKNNDWQFLANEINNIIPIIKNKNKTIKVIIESGILTNDEIIKCCDIYGAAGVDFMKTSTGYAEKGATLEAVALMRKHLPDSIQIKASGGIKTYNFAKELIDAGATRLGCSSSIAIVTQSAESNGGY
- the secA gene encoding preprotein translocase subunit SecA, encoding MIGFLSKIFGGNKSEKDVKLISPQVEKINQFFASYQSLSNDELRNKTVEFRQRIKEHLAEIDAQIDNKKQEAEALSVDDITGKDALYREVDELKKDRDKQIEEILKEILPEAFAVVKETARRFSTNATLESTATELDKTLAAKKEHITINGDKSVFNNTWTAGGGKVTWNMVHYDVQLIGGAVLHSGKIAEMATGEGKTLVSTLPAYLNALAGEGVHIVTVNDYLARRDSEWNGPIYEWLGLIVDCIDKHQPNSDARRNAYNADITYGTNNEFGFDYLRDNMVHNPDEMVQRKHHFAMVDEVDSVLIDDARTPLIISGPVGHSDNTQQFFDLKPRIEKIVEAQKKAVNQFLIEAKKKIAEGNDDPKDGGLALMRAHRGLPKNSALIKFLSEPGIRVKLQKSENYYLADQQKEMPKVDTELFFHIDEKNNQVDLTDQGINLITRSGEDPEFFILPDIATKLGELDKSDLPADEKLHQKEILINDYSVKADRIHTVNQLLKAYTLFDKDVEYVVMEGEVKIVDEQTGRILDGRRYSDGLHQAIEAKENVKIEASTQTYATVTLQNYFRMYHKLCGMTGTAETEAAELWDIYKLDVVSIPTNIPVTRKDEQDLVYKTRREKFNAVIDEVERLRTAGRPSLVGTTSVEVSELLSRMLKQKGIPHNVLNAKQHAKEAQVVAEAGLAGAVTIATNMAGRGTDIKLGPGVKEAGGLAIVGTERHESRRVDRQLRGRAGRQGDPGTSQFFVSLEDDLMRMFGSERIASLMDRMGYKEGEVIQHSMISKSIERAQKKVEENNFGIRKRLLEYDDVMNKQRNVVYGKRNHALFGERLALDLDNAFYSVAESLINSFRETGDHEGFKMAVIMNFGIETAVTAEELDKVDVNAIAEKLYVEAKTNYNRKVKALSEQTFPVIKNIRKEQGAHIENVAIPFTDGKKGIQALANLDKTIATEGAELSNALERSITLALIDDAWKEHLRTMDDLRHSVQTAGYEQKDPLVIYKIEAFEAFRQMNDQVNKDIVSFLCHCSIPVETNQPAQIKEGREQKTDMSKMRQRKEEFAGAASGSGPEYLSQENDYIDPSAPIKQEPIRVEKTPGRNDLCPCGSGKKYKNCHGKEA